The genome window tcatcatccaaACTGGGGACCCCACTGGGACGGGTCGAGGTGGAGAGTCACTCTACTGGTGAGTCATCTTCATCTCTATTGCTACCTTTCATCAACGCAGCATATTGAAAGCTGTGTCCTCTTTTGTGTGTCATGAGCAAACTGTACGGGGACCAGGCCCGGTTTTTTGATTCAGAGAAAGCACCACGTATTAAACACAGAAAAAAGGGGGCAGTGTCTATGGTTAACAATGGGAGTGACCAGCATGGTTCACAGGTGAGTACAAGTGTTACAAAACCTTCTGCAGCGTGATCATCAGTGCTTGGTGATATGGCGATATATATCACGGGGACAATAGAAAAATGTCTATTGTGCTGTTTCTCTTCTGTCGTTTCTACCGTTATTTCTACCTTTCTGCCTTCTGTGACTACTCTCCCCAGCTTTGTCCCACTCGCAGCAAACCATCTGATTAACGACAACTGAGCAACTGCATGCTATCTATCTTTACTATAGGAAATTATAAATCATACAATTCGGGATGCACAATAACGATTTTCCTACTGATACAAATAACCCCTAACTTGCTGCTTCTCCAAGCCAATACTGATAACCaatattatttcaatattaatatCAGGGGTCTTTAACAATTTCCATACCAAGGACCCCCAAACTGATTTGAAAGCTGAAGCGGGCAACCCCGCCGCAGAAGTTCCGCCTATGCACATTCAGCCAATCACAAATTCAAGCAGGCGCGTTGTTTATGAATTCGGCGCATGAAACATTTGCTATAAAAGGGCGAAAGAGTCAAAATGGCTCCTCAGAAAAGGGAAACTGCTAAAAATATTGTTAGGTAGCACTTGTCATAGATGAGTGGAAAGATCTGAGCTGTTTTTCTACTAGCATTGTGTAACCACCATTGGCTCTCGACGCGTCACGCAATGCACGTAAGGgactgtatatttgttgtttttagctcTTTATTAGATGGGCTCAGCGTGAGCAACGCAATCAATAAATGATAATGATCAAAAGAAACGTGCAGCAAATTGGCCAACAGAGCAAATAATCTTTTAGACGACAGTGTGATGTCTCACTTTCAGAATTTTTCTCAAACCGAAGACAAGTTGCCCTGAGTTATATCGCGATAGATTTTTGACATATCGCCAAGCACTAGTTTACAGTATTATAAAGCACtgatcaaagttttttttttttttttctagttccTTATTACCACTGGCGAAAACCTGGATTACCTTGATGGTGTGCACACTGTTTTTGGGGAAGTGTCAGAGGGATTGGATGTTGTGGCTAAAATCAATGAGACATTTGTCGACACAGACTTTGTCCCATTTCAGGACATCAGGTGAGTTGGGTtgtgactaaaataaatgtcttcttaAGGTTGTACTGGTGGGCATTTGTTCTGATAATATCTGACAAAGCTTTGTTCATGTcatgttactttagaataaacCACACTGTGATCCTTGATGACCCATTTGATGATCCTCCAGATCTCTCAGTGCCTGATCAGTCTCCTGATCCCACCAAAGAGCAGCTAGATGTGAGTGCAGGGTTTTTGGCCTAGATTTTTACTTAATGTCCTGTAAGTTTTACATCCATATTGGAGATACTACTATAGTGATTCCCACGTTCATTGCGAGAGTTCCATTACATACCCACCGGTTTAAGCCTTGAAATAACCCTCCCACACGCTGTAAACACTGTCAAACTTATTCAAACTCAGAGATGCATTCCCTCAAGTTTGGTACACGCTTGATAATCCACGGTTCAATTGCTATATTGAGTCCTCTGTTTAACGCTACATCGCAGAAATGCACCTAACGATCAACTAAATATGCTCAACGGGTTATTTTCTCTGGGTGTAGAGTGGCCGGATTGGAGCAGATGAAGTCATAGACAATGCAGATGGGAAAGCAGCTGAAGAAGTGGAGGAGAGGCTTAAGGAGAAAGAAGCCAAAACCCGTGCCATCCTGTTGGAAATGGTAAGAAAAGCTTCAACCCTCAAGTGAAGTTACCCAAGATGCATCTTCATGCTTGTGTTAAGTGTCTCTTTTCCATTCCTCCAGGTGGGCGACCTCCCTGATGCAGATGTAAAGCCTCCAGAGGATGTGCTATTTGTGTGCAAACTAAACCCAGTGACCACAGATGAGGATCTGGAAATCATCTTTTCTCGCTTTGGACACATTAAAACGTGAAACGGAGTTTCTTTTATTGTGGACGTCCTGTGTCTATGCTGCTCTAATATGCTGTCTTTGGTTCTGTTTTGTTCAGCTGTGAAATCATTCGTGACTGGAAGACAGGAGATTCCCTCTGTTATGCTTTCATTGAATTTGAGAAGGTGAGCTCTTATCTATACTCACTGGCACAATCCAATTAGTTTAACAACGCTGTCAAAGAGTCTGCTTTTACGATCAAGAAAAACAAGATTTTTCacattctacaacattccttgGAAATTACAATGTCTCATCACTGGTTAGTTACAGTATTTGTCGTAGAACAGGTCAGAGGGCTACCTCTGTGGTCAATGGGGGTGACCTGGTGCCTGTGGGCACCACATTGGTGCTGGCAGTAGTAAAACACACTCGAATAAGGAAAATGGGACATAGTTGCTGTAACCTGCTGCCATTCTCATGGCACCATCTTTAAATATCCAAGTGCCTTGCTTTAAGCCTGCTGCTTCACCTTAGAAATATCAAACCATTaatgaattaatacatttttatgatttAGATACAAACATGAACAGTGATAGTGATTGATCATAAACTACAGTTTTAAGTGGTGTTTTccctaaaaagtaaaaacattaaGCAATGGTCAACCTTTAAAACAATCATTatagtagttttttttgtaacttgtgTAATATCTTTATGAGCTAgctacctatatatatatatatttttttttatttatttatttttttttttaaattgctgacTTTTTGGATAGCAATGCAATGCAATCTTGCAAATATTACAAAGCATGCATTAGTATGTCTGAACGAAAGAAATTTGTCCACCAACTGCAATCAAAACTGCTTaccgttgttttttttgtccagacATTTATGTCCagtgtagtaatatatgaagcttttattttgaaattggccCTCTCAGAACATTGGTGGAGGGGCAGCGTGTCACGGTAATTCCTAGAtccagactacaggattttagccccgatattggcgcGATTAGCTATAGCGGCCGATTTCCTGGATCAGCCCCCGCGTATTTTGTTgtaacgacaaaacttcttgtaatGTGACAAAGTCCACAACAACCAATTTGGCCTTACATTAGCCCTACGAGGCCAAAATGTCTCACATGttggaaattttttttgggggggtggggggtggcgtGACATATCAACGGGCGGCAGTGTGACatatatcaacgacaactctccg of Phyllopteryx taeniolatus isolate TA_2022b chromosome 18, UOR_Ptae_1.2, whole genome shotgun sequence contains these proteins:
- the ppil4 gene encoding peptidyl-prolyl cis-trans isomerase-like 4 produces the protein MAVLLETTLGDVVIDLFTEERPKACLNFLKLCKIKYYNYCLIHNVQRDFIIQTGDPTGTGRGGESLYCKLYGDQARFFDSEKAPRIKHRKKGAVSMVNNGSDQHGSQFLITTGENLDYLDGVHTVFGEVSEGLDVVAKINETFVDTDFVPFQDIRINHTVILDDPFDDPPDLSVPDQSPDPTKEQLDSGRIGADEVIDNADGKAAEEVEERLKEKEAKTRAILLEMVGDLPDADVKPPEDVLFVCKLNPVTTDEDLEIIFSRFGHIKTCEIIRDWKTGDSLCYAFIEFEKQEDCEKAYFKMDNVLIDDRRIHVDFSQSVSKIKWKGKGGKYTKEDFKAYENDLEKRSKLTLKDQVKPKQDSRYDLLLEEEEVPGRHHSEKKHKDKRHHQHYHHSDAEGSKKSKKHKDDEVSRRDRKSDRQRSHSRSRSRDRDHKHAKSREKHGKEGQVRSQRSRSRSPRKSKDKDRSRYR